CGAGTCGCGCCAGTCGTGCCTGGACCACGTCGAGGCCCAGTGGACCGACATGCGGCCCCGCAGCCTGGCCGAGTCGATGGGCTCCTGACACAAGAAGGGGAGGGGCCGACCGAGTCGGCCCCTCCCCTTTTCTTCGTCCGTACACGGGTCAGGACGCGGGCTGCTCCACCTTCGTCGCGGACTCGCCGTCCACGGCCGTCGCCAGTTGCGGCACCAGCCGCTGGACCACGTACGGCAGGCTGAGGACCGTACCGAAGGACGTGGCGCTGCCGTAGTCGCCGGTCTCCTCGACGTAGACCTCGCGGCCCTCGGCGACCACCTTCAGATCCTTGTACGAGGCGTCCTTGTGCAGCTTGTCGGAGTCCTTGGTGACATCGCCGACGATCCACACGATCGCGTCCTGGTCGAGCAGGTCGGTGCGCTCCTTGCTGATGTTCGCACCGAACTGGTCCCCGATCACCTTGTCCAGGTCACCGGGGAGGCTGAAGCCGAGGTCGGTGAGGAGCCGCGAGCGGGGGTCCTGGCTGCCGAACACGAAGATGCCCTCGTACGGCGTCGCCATCAGAGCGCTCTTCCCCTTGAACTCGGGGTGCTCCTTGACGGCCGCCGCGATGCTCTCCTCGGTCTTCTCGACCGCCGCGGCCGCCTCCTGGGGCTCCCCGAGTGCCTTGCCTATGGTCTTTGTCTGCTCCTGCCACGGCACGCCGAAGTCGTTGTACTGCTTCGGCTGGGCCACGACCGGCGCGAACTTGGACAGCGACTCGTACTGCTCCTTGGTGAGCCCGCCGTACACCGAAAGGA
This sequence is a window from Streptomyces sp. NBC_01217. Protein-coding genes within it:
- a CDS encoding iron-siderophore ABC transporter substrate-binding protein, which encodes MPRFRRVPRTAAALASALVILATAAACGSDDKDSGSSNAGSKADASGKSAFPVTIAHKYGSTTIKSEPKRIVTVGLTDQDSVLALGKVPVGTTEWLGGYKGAIGPWASDKLGGGKAPTVLKDTGTGPQVEKIAALKPDLILSVYGGLTKEQYESLSKFAPVVAQPKQYNDFGVPWQEQTKTIGKALGEPQEAAAAVEKTEESIAAAVKEHPEFKGKSALMATPYEGIFVFGSQDPRSRLLTDLGFSLPGDLDKVIGDQFGANISKERTDLLDQDAIVWIVGDVTKDSDKLHKDASYKDLKVVAEGREVYVEETGDYGSATSFGTVLSLPYVVQRLVPQLATAVDGESATKVEQPAS